The following coding sequences are from one Triticum dicoccoides isolate Atlit2015 ecotype Zavitan chromosome 4A, WEW_v2.0, whole genome shotgun sequence window:
- the LOC119285610 gene encoding transmembrane protein 87B-like has protein sequence MRLPRRGARPGLALLALALALALAARGADASIHEYSGGGFAPRANSFFFHGGSEGLYASESSSNSSNSFIRFDIVTFRRSQESAARHEEMQQKTGLVEAIIVEIQDRDKIGGSYLHSDAICCTPELDKEKSCKVGEVIIRPNPDNPDWPKRIQTFFDGKNEETTMGTQSVSINKTGMYYLYFMFCDPQLRGLKITGRTVWRNPHGYIPGKMAPMMTFFGFMSLAYLALGLLWFLQFVRCWKDILQLHYHITAVIALGMCEMAFWYFEYANFNSTGTRPMGITLWAVTFTAVKKTVSRVLLLVVSMGYGVVRPTLGGITYRVAALAIIYFTASEALELVENLGNINDFSGKTRLFLVLPVAILDATFIIWIFSSLSRTLEKLQLRRSMAKLELYRKFTNSLAMSVVISIAWIGYELYFNATDPLSELWRRAWVIPAFWNVLSYVLLAIICALWSPSRNPTGFAYSEETGDEADEEGLSLVGSAVKGTGDIVNMHVFTEDKRA, from the exons ATGCGGCTGCCGCGGCGAGGCGCCCGCCCGGGTCTCGCCCTTCTcgcgctcgccctcgccctcgccctcgcggcccGCGGCGCGGACGCGTCCATCCACGAGTACTCCGGCGGCGGCTTTGCGCCGCGCGCCAACTCATTCTTCTTCCACGGCGGCAGCGAGGGCCTCTACGCTTCCGaatcctcctcaaactcctccaacTCCTTCATCAG GTTTGACATTGTTACATTTCGACGGTCCCAGGAGTCAGCAGCTAGACATGAAGAAATGCAGCAAAAGACAGGATTAGTagaggctattattgttgagatcCAGGACAGAGACAAAATCGGGGGTTCTTACTTGCACTCTGATGCAATATGCTGCACGCCTGAGCTTGACAAGGAGAAGTCCTGTAAAGTAGGTGAAGTTATTATACGGCCAAATCCTGATAATCCAGACTGGCCAAAAAGAATTCAGACATTCTTTGATGGTAAAAACGAAGAAACTACCATGGGAACACAGAGCGTCTCTATAAACAAAACAGGGATGTACTATCTCTACTTTATGTTCTGTGATCCTCAACTCCGGGGATTGAAGATTACAGGCAGGACAGTTTGGCGGAATCCTCATGGTTATATCCCTGGAAAAATGGCCCCGATGATGACATTTTTTGGTTTCATGTCACTTGCGTATCTTGCACTTGGGCTTCTATGGTTTCTTCAGTTTGTGAGATGTTGGAAGGATATTTTGCAGCTGCATTACCATATAACAGCTGTTATTGCACTTGGTATGTGCGAAATGGCTTTCTGGTACTTTGAGTATGCTAACTTCAATTCAACTGGGACCAGACCTATGGGCATAACCTTGTGGGCGGTTACATTTACTGCTGTGAAGAAGACCGTGTCTCGCGTTCTTCTTTTAGTAGTTTCAATGGGCTATGGTGTTGTTCGACCCACATTGGGTGGGATTACATACAGAGTTGCTGCTCTTGCTATCATCTATTTTACTGCCTCAGaagcccttgaacttgttgaaaatctGGGAAACATCAATGACTTCTCTGGCAAAACGAGATTATTTCTAGTGTTACCTGTTGCCATACTTGATGCTACCTTCATCATCTGGATATTTTCATCCCTCTCTAGAACTCTAGAGAAACTGCAG CTGCGGAGAAGCATGGCGAAACTTGAATTGTATCGGAAGTTTACAAATTCTCTAGCTATGTCAGTGGTTATCTCAATTGCTTGGATTGGCTATGAG CTATATTTCAATGCAACCGATCCATTGAGTGAGCTTTGGCGAAGGGCTTGGGTCATCCCTGCCTTCTGGAATGTCCTCTCATATGTCCTTCTTGCCATCATATGCGCCCTTTGGTCACCATCTCGTAATCCAACAGG ATTTGCATATTCAGAGGAGACAGGTGATGAGGCTGACGAGGAAGGACTCTCTCTTGTAGGCAGTGCTGTTAAAGGGACAGGAGATATTGTGAACATGCATGTGTTTACTGAGGATAAACGTGCATGA